Below is a window of Hydrogenimonas sp. DNA.
AGCATAATAGAAGCGAAAGTGTGGCGTGTTTGATACAGAACCCTGTAATTCAAACCGCATGATCGAAGCAATGGCTTCCAGTGATACCGTACGATCTTTTCGTATTGGGTAAAATTTTTCCCGTATTGATTGAGAAAAATGTAACTGTTTTCCAGTCCTGTAAGTAGATATTGCGCTTTCATTGCTTTGGAAACAATGGGGAGCATATCCACTATACGCACACTGTTTTCGGTTTTGGGCGTGCTGATCGTTCCGCGACTAACCGCTCTGGAGATGGAGATATATTCTTTTTCCCAGTTAACATCTTCCCATTTCAGAGCCAACAATTCCCCGATACGCATTCCGGTAAAAAACGCTGTCGTAAGATAGTGCTTAAACCATCCCTGGGCCCGATTGATAAGAATTTGCACCTCTTCCAAGCTGAAAGAATTGATTTCAGGTTTGACAATCCTGGGAGCTTTGACCCGATCGAAGGGATTCTTGTCGATAATTTCATTGACGAAAGCATCCTGCAATATGCCACGGAATACATGACGAATATTCATGACATATTTGCCGCTGAGACCGGACTTTAGAAGTTTTACTTGCCACATTTTAAGATCCATTGGCCGGATCTCGTAAAGTTTCCATCCCTGAAAATGTGGTAATATATGCCTTTGGAAGTCACCGAAATATTTTCGGTTGGTACTCTCCTTTCGGTCCATTGCACTAGATTCCAACGATAAAAGGGCGAAGTCCTCGAAGAGAATTTCCTCGTTGGGTTCAGAAGGCATGCCGACAAGTTTTGAAAGAACATCCTGGGCATTTCGTTTAACCCAGGCAATATTTGCCCGTGTGGCCGGTTTTTTCGTACTAATTCGGTAAAACCTTCCATTTATGCTACCTTGAACATGAATAGTGTTATTGCGTACGAAATAGCCGGCTTTGTTGTACTGCTTCTTTTTCATGGCCGTTTCCTTTGAATTCTTGAAACGGCACTTCTGGCAATATAGATTTTATTGCCGATGTACTTAAAATCTACTTCCGGTTCAAACTCCCCGCGCTGAATTCGTGCCCATAATGCCTGACGATTCATTCCCCGATCCCTGGCCACGTCACCAAGGCTGATCCATTCAGGTATCGACAAGACCGCCTTTTTGATCTCTTCGATCTCCTGGCGAATTTGAATGAGTAGCTGTCGGTCTTCCATCATGCCGCCCTTAGATATTCTCTTTCAGCACGGCCGATGCGATTGATTCTAAAGTTTTCATTCCGCATATAGAGTAGCTCATCGCCATCGAATATCTCCATGATCTTGTTTTCGTCATCAACAGGAACAAAGATGCTCAGTTCTTTGTTTCGACACAGTTTCGTTAGTGCACGTAGCGAGAAGCGGCGATATAGAAGCCTATAGATTTTTAGCGGGGCTAGGGTTCTGCTACTGTTGAAGCGGATAATCCGATGCTTGCTATACCAGGCATTGAGATAACGTTCCGATTCGCTGAGTTTCTCCTTTTTGGAGAGGGGGAGCGTTTTGTTGATGTACTTCATGACGTAAGCCGAAGCGTCATTGATGTCGGTTTGGATGTCGTTTGCCGACGGGTCGAAGAGCCGATTGAAAGCTCTGATGACACGATCAACCCTATCGGCGGGAATATACATCAGAATGTGGGTGTGCGGCGTGCCATCTTTATGAGGCTCATTCACCCGGTAATAGATGCGTTCCTCTTTGGAAAGCTCTTTGAGCGAACGATCTTGGCGAAGTTTTGCAAATAGCTTCGTAAGCACTTTGACCGCTTCGGCAGGAGATGTGCCGTTATAGCAGGGGTTGGCAATCATCTTCCTGAATTTTGTCTGCTTCATCCGGTGATATTCGCCCGGAAGCGTCAGCGTCATGAAGATCGGGACAAGTCCCCGGCGCGTCGCCTCTTCCACCAAGGTATTAACACGGTTTTGAATTTCGGCGTAATATCGGTCCGGGTTGTGGTAGGCCGAGATTACGATACT
It encodes the following:
- a CDS encoding phage integrase, translated to MKKKQYNKAGYFVRNNTIHVQGSINGRFYRISTKKPATRANIAWVKRNAQDVLSKLVGMPSEPNEEILFEDFALLSLESSAMDRKESTNRKYFGDFQRHILPHFQGWKLYEIRPMDLKMWQVKLLKSGLSGKYVMNIRHVFRGILQDAFVNEIIDKNPFDRVKAPRIVKPEINSFSLEEVQILINRAQGWFKHYLTTAFFTGMRIGELLALKWEDVNWEKEYISISRAVSRGTISTPKTENSVRIVDMLPIVSKAMKAQYLLTGLENSYIFLNQYGKNFTQYEKIVRYHWKPLLRSCGLNYRVLYQTRHTFASIMLQQGEEIPWVSAMMGHKDIHTTLTRYSRYIPRERRKRAGFIENLDLKVG